A portion of the Gossypium arboreum isolate Shixiya-1 chromosome 8, ASM2569848v2, whole genome shotgun sequence genome contains these proteins:
- the LOC108469980 gene encoding serine/arginine-rich splicing factor RS31-like isoform X2 has translation MRPVFVGNFEFETRQSELERLFSKYGRIDRVDMKSGFAFVYFEDERDAEDAIRGLDNSAFGYDRRRLSVEWAKGERGRHRDGSRSTTNQRPTKTLFVINFDPIRTRERDILKHFEPYGKVLNVRIRRNFAFVQFATQEDASKALEATQRSKLLDRVVSVEYALRDDDERDGRYDSPRRGGNGRHGDSPYRRSPSPAYRRRPSPDYGRARSPVYERYNGPAYDRHKSPEYGRYRSRSPVRRSRT, from the exons ATGAGGCCTGTTTTTGTGGGGAATTTCGAGTTCGAGACTCGGCAGTCAGAACTGGAGCGTTTGTTTTCCAAGTATGGGAGGATCGACCGAGTTGATATGAAATCTG GGTTTGCTTTTGTTTATTTTGAGGATGAACGTGATGCTGAAGATGCTATTCGTGGACTTGATAATAGTGCTTTTGGATATGATCGGCGGCGACTGTCCGTGGAGTGGGCAAAG GGAGAACGTGGTAGGCATCGTGATGGATCTAGATCAACAACAAATCAAAGGCCCACCAAAACCTTGTTTGTTATCAACTTTGACCCGATTCGCACCAGGGAAAGAGATATACTGAAGCACTTTGAGCCATATGGGAAGGTTCTTAATGTTCGCATTAGGCGGAACTTTGCATTTGTGCAATTTGCCACACAAGAGGATGCAAGCAAAGCCCTTGAGGCTACACAAAGAAG CAAGTTACTGGATCGAGTTGTGTCAGTTGAATATGCTTTAAGGGATGATGATGAGAGGGATGGTAGATATGATAGTCCTAGAAGAGGAGGTAATGGCAGACATGGGGATAGTCCATATCGGAGGTCTCCAAGCCCTGCATATCGAAGGCGACCAAGTCCTGATTATGGTAGGGCTCGGAGTCCTGTTTATGAACGCTATAATGGTCCTGCTTATGACAGGCACAAGAGTCCCGAGTATGGGAGATATCGCAG CCGATCCCCTGTTCGAAGGTCCCGGACATGA
- the LOC108469980 gene encoding serine/arginine-rich splicing factor RS31-like isoform X1, translating to MRPVFVGNFEFETRQSELERLFSKYGRIDRVDMKSGFAFVYFEDERDAEDAIRGLDNSAFGYDRRRLSVEWAKGERGRHRDGSRSTTNQRPTKTLFVINFDPIRTRERDILKHFEPYGKVLNVRIRRNFAFVQFATQEDASKALEATQRSKLLDRVVSVEYALRDDDERDGRYDSPRRGGNGRHGDSPYRRSPSPAYRRRPSPDYGRARSPVYERYNGPAYDRHKSPEYGRYRSSRSPVRRSRT from the exons ATGAGGCCTGTTTTTGTGGGGAATTTCGAGTTCGAGACTCGGCAGTCAGAACTGGAGCGTTTGTTTTCCAAGTATGGGAGGATCGACCGAGTTGATATGAAATCTG GGTTTGCTTTTGTTTATTTTGAGGATGAACGTGATGCTGAAGATGCTATTCGTGGACTTGATAATAGTGCTTTTGGATATGATCGGCGGCGACTGTCCGTGGAGTGGGCAAAG GGAGAACGTGGTAGGCATCGTGATGGATCTAGATCAACAACAAATCAAAGGCCCACCAAAACCTTGTTTGTTATCAACTTTGACCCGATTCGCACCAGGGAAAGAGATATACTGAAGCACTTTGAGCCATATGGGAAGGTTCTTAATGTTCGCATTAGGCGGAACTTTGCATTTGTGCAATTTGCCACACAAGAGGATGCAAGCAAAGCCCTTGAGGCTACACAAAGAAG CAAGTTACTGGATCGAGTTGTGTCAGTTGAATATGCTTTAAGGGATGATGATGAGAGGGATGGTAGATATGATAGTCCTAGAAGAGGAGGTAATGGCAGACATGGGGATAGTCCATATCGGAGGTCTCCAAGCCCTGCATATCGAAGGCGACCAAGTCCTGATTATGGTAGGGCTCGGAGTCCTGTTTATGAACGCTATAATGGTCCTGCTTATGACAGGCACAAGAGTCCCGAGTATGGGAGATATCGCAG CAGCCGATCCCCTGTTCGAAGGTCCCGGACATGA